DNA from Alnus glutinosa chromosome 2, dhAlnGlut1.1, whole genome shotgun sequence:
AATCATGATTTAAAGTTAGTGGATCTACCAGTATATATGAAGTTAATGTTGACACGTCTattaaaatttgtaaataatGTAGAATCATGTACATTGTTATGTGTACCGACTTTAAATCTCAATCATTAAGTAAATATTATCCATTTCATATCATTGTCCCAATGAAATTAAAGCATATTATCTTCTTTCCATTATGATTACTGAATTCTTACATAAAAGTGACACAagtctcttgtttttttttttttttgaacaaggaAGAACCTTCATTATAATATGAGACCCAAAGAGCCGGTCGCAGTAATTAGGGGTATAAAGATTCCTAAAAATGAAGTTCATGACTAAATCTTGATTTGGAGAGCAGTTGCCTTAGTAGATGGACAAATAATAAAGCCTCTCTTTACACATAAGTTCCACTATATGAGACAATAAAGCCTCTCTTTACAAGTTTCTTGCAACTAAGGGCACTTATGATTTTTTTGTATGTAATATCTTATACATGTTATTAGGTACGGAATCATTATCAAATGCTTGTCATTTGTGTCACTTACCCTATAAAAAAGCACTAGTTTATTAACACCCAATTTTGATATTCATATTACAACAAtataaatttcataatcatTTATGTCATGACATTATGTGATGCTAACTGTTTGTCTCTGTGTGATATTAATAAAAAGCCTAAACCGCATTCCAAATTAATctcattaacaatttttttcctttttttttttttttcgatctctCTTTCATGTCTTAATGTGAGTATAATACTTTTTATTTAGGCTATTAATTTTAAGTGAGTGGACCATATCACGACATTACAtgggagagaaaaagaaaagggtggGCGGTCAAGGCATTCCTACCACCATTTTTGGCTACCCACAAAAGCTAGTAGGGGGTGACCGAAAAGGGTGGTTCAGTCACCCACATAGACCATTTGGAGTAGCCGAGCTACCCATGTGGCCATAGGAATTGTTTGGCCACccgaaaagctatcaaaagagtGGTCGGCCATCATTAGTGGTGATGGTTGGTGGTAGACTATTAGCGGCAGTGCGAAGGCGAGAGTGGCAGTAAGATTAGCTGGCTATAGGGAAAATAGTTTTAGGATCGACGTGGCAAAATATAAGcagttcatttaaaatgaacaaCCCAAATTACCCTATCTCAATTTGTCTTGGACCTgctgaaaatgaaaacaaatgtgTCAAGCGAGTTCACAATGAAGAAAATTAACTACAGTTTAGGAACAAGTATAAAGTTAACCTCTTTCCATTAACTCCAATTTTCAGCTCAACATAACTGCAAATATTTACACATTTTTGATCTAGTGGTTATAGTGCTGCTTTGGTTTCCAACAAATAATCTCACCCACTCATTTTTGCAAGAAAATTGAAAACGTAAACGTGTCCTCTTCAGAAGAATGCGAACCATCTTAACATTCtgtcttttctctctctttgcttcCAGTATTCTTccctattttatattttacataaatttCTACAACTAGTAATGGAAGACACTAAAGATACATACTCGTTGAGCTCAATTAGTTGGGAAGAGATTTATGTAGTGGATCAATCAGGATGAAGGATGATAGGGGATTTGAATCTGAATCCGCTCCATGAACATAACAATAATTCCACAGAAGAAATCTTGGAACAACTAAGTGAACCTAAAATACGACTACGATGCAGAGCAGAAACTCCAAAAATcgtgaaattttattttatttttttctaagccAACTAAAAAAAGGAATTATCAGGGTATCTGATGCTAATCACTTATGCAATGATATTATCTGTTGCTACCTGTTTGTCCGCTTGTGATGTTTAAGCTAAAAAAAATCGCTCTCTAGCATTATAAATTTTAAAGGATCGAGAAGTTTGCATACAAACCTGAGCGCTATTGTACAAGCTTCTCCAAGGTCCAAAATGATCCCATGGCCCTCTTCTCCTTCCCTCTTTCCTTGcctccttttccttcttttaatGGTGATATGTTGGAAGAGATATAAAGCCCGAGGTCCAATCCTGAAGTTGCCGCCAGGGCCGAGGAAGCTTCCTCTTCTAGGAAACTTGCTTCAGTTGATTGGCTCAGGCTCAATACCACATCGTTCCTTGAGAGATATAGCCAAGAAATATGGACCTGTTATGCACCTAAAGTTGGGTGAGGTTTCCACTGTAATCATTTCATCGCCAAAAGCAGCTAGCGAGGTGATGAAGACTCATGATCTTTCTTTCGCAGAAAGGCCTAGCGTTCTTGCTTCTGAAGTTATCCCATTTGCTCATTCAGGTTTTTTTGCCTGTCCCTTTAACGATTACTACAGGAAAATGAGAAAGATTTGTACCCAGGAACTCCTGGGTGCTCAACGCAACCACTTATTTAGATCACTAAGAGAAAAAGAGGTGTGGAATCTTATCGAATCCATTTCCTCGTCTCAGGGACTTCCCATTAATCTCAGCGAGAAGTTATTGTCCATGACAATTTCGAGGGCAGCATTTGGAGAAAAGTGCAAGAGTCAAAATGAATACATATTACTGATTAAGGAAATGATGGCGATTTCTTCTggctttaatgttgctgatttgttccCTTCACTTAGATTTCTTGGTTTCATCAGTGGGTTAAAGCCTGCCTTGAAGAGAGTGTACCTAAGGATTGACAAAATTCTACAGGAAATAATCGATGATCATAAGATGGAGATGATGACTATTGGGACTAGCAAAGACTTCCCAGGTAAGGAAGATCTTATTCATGTGCTTCTAAAAGTTCGGGAGTCGAGTGAACTCAAACTGGATATAACAGCCGAACACATTAAAGGAGTCAGTATGGTATGATTTACAGTCTTATTGACATACTAACTAGATGATGTTGATATTGTGGTTGATATAGCTCAATGTTAGTTCAATCTTTTTCAGGACATCTACATTGGAGCAGGTGAGAGTTCAGCAACTACCTTAGAATGGGCAATGTCTGAGCTGATAAGAAACCCAAGAGTAATGGAGAAGGCACAAGCTGAAGTGCGACAGGTCCTGAGAGGGAAGAGGGCAGTGGAAGAGACAGACATCCAGCAGTTAGATTACGTGAAATCAGTCATTAAAGAAACTTTAAGATTGCATCCTCCTGTTCCCTTATTAATAAGAGAATGCAAGGAGAGATGTAAAATAAGTGCATATGACATACCAATAAAGACGAAAGTCATCATTAATGTGGCGGCAATAGGGAGAGACCCAGAATCTTGGATCAATGCTGATTGCTTTCAGCCAGAGAGGTTCCAGGGTTCTTCTGTTGATTTTATAGGAACAGACTTTGAATTTATTCCCTTCGGGGCTGGAAGGAGGATGTGTCCTGGCTTACCATTCGGTGCTGCAACTGTTGAGTTTGCACTTGCTCAATTGCTCTACCACTTTGACTGGAAACCTCCAAATGGGATAAAACCAGAAGAACTTGACATGACCGAGGCTTTTGGAGCAGTCTGTAGGAGAAGGAATGATTTGTACTTGATCGCCACCCCTCGTACTCCTTTCCTTATTGAGACATAGTGTGGTAGAAATTAATAAACTTTTATGCTCCTTTGAATGTCAGTTTGGGTGTTACACTCCTCCTTCAGTGAAGATGGGTTATGCATGAATATTTCCTTCTCACAAGATTACTTGAATTTTTGTAAGAAAACATGTACTCCTATAAAATTTCACTGTGCTCCAAGCATGAGAATTGTTGGACTTTCATGCAACCATTTGAGCAGTACAACAGGAAGGGACTGATGGATGGGTTAGCACTTAAGCACAACCTTTAACTTGCCTTGTCCCTTCTACCACTGTCAGCAAACAACTCCATCTTCTATTCCCTGATTCTGCTCCATAGAAAAGTAgcctaataaataaataaatacataaatgaataaaaatgcCTAACCATTTCAGAGTTTGAAATGTCGGAGAGATAAGTATATGGTGAAGTCCCCAATTGAGTCTTGTTTTGACAGCTACAGATGTGAGGAAGTCTCTAATTGAGAAGCAATCAACATGCAAGTTCCTCCGGAAAAGATGAAAGATCACCATCATCCACCTCGGGAAAGTCACCAATTGAGTCTTGTTTTGATTACTACATATGTTAGGAAGTCTCTAATTGAGAAGCAATTGACATGCATCTTCATTTGGAAAAGAGGAGAGACCACCATTATCTACCTTGCCAGTAGCGAACGGAGGAGGGCCTAGCTCTCCCAGAAAAGTCCCCTACCCCTCCCAGGAAAagggtgaaaaaaataaaaaataaatctccTTGGtccctaaaaaaattgaaaatatc
Protein-coding regions in this window:
- the LOC133860957 gene encoding desmethyl-deoxy-podophyllotoxin synthase-like isoform X1 codes for the protein MIPWPSSPSLFPCLLFLLLMVICWKRYKARGPILKLPPGPRKLPLLGNLLQLIGSGSIPHRSLRDIAKKYGPVMHLKLGEVSTVIISSPKAASEVMKTHDLSFAERPSVLASEVIPFAHSGFFACPFNDYYRKMRKICTQELLGAQRNHLFRSLREKEVWNLIESISSSQGLPINLSEKLLSMTISRAAFGEKCKSQNEYILLIKEMMAISSGFNVADLFPSLRFLGFISGLKPALKRVYLRIDKILQEIIDDHKMEMMTIGTSKDFPGKEDLIHVLLKVRESSELKLDITAEHIKGVSMFNLFQDIYIGAGESSATTLEWAMSELIRNPRVMEKAQAEVRQVLRGKRAVEETDIQQLDYVKSVIKETLRLHPPVPLLIRECKERCKISAYDIPIKTKVIINVAAIGRDPESWINADCFQPERFQGSSVDFIGTDFEFIPFGAGRRMCPGLPFGAATVEFALAQLLYHFDWKPPNGIKPEELDMTEAFGAVCRRRNDLYLIATPRTPFLIET
- the LOC133860957 gene encoding desmethyl-deoxy-podophyllotoxin synthase-like isoform X2, whose amino-acid sequence is MIPWPSSPSLFPCLLFLLLMVICWKRYKARGPILKLPPGPRKLPLLGNLLQLIGSGSIPHRSLRDIAKKYGPVMHLKLGEVSTVIISSPKAASEVMKTHDLSFAERPSVLASEVIPFAHSGFFACPFNDYYRKMRKICTQELLGAQRNHLFRSLREKEVWNLIESISSSQGLPINLSEKLLSMTISRAAFGEKCKSQNEYILLIKEMMAISSGFNVADLFPSLRFLGFISGLKPALKRVYLRIDKILQEIIDDHKMEMMTIGTSKDFPGKEDLIHVLLKVRESSELKLDITAEHIKGVSMDIYIGAGESSATTLEWAMSELIRNPRVMEKAQAEVRQVLRGKRAVEETDIQQLDYVKSVIKETLRLHPPVPLLIRECKERCKISAYDIPIKTKVIINVAAIGRDPESWINADCFQPERFQGSSVDFIGTDFEFIPFGAGRRMCPGLPFGAATVEFALAQLLYHFDWKPPNGIKPEELDMTEAFGAVCRRRNDLYLIATPRTPFLIET